The following are from one region of the Penaeus chinensis breed Huanghai No. 1 chromosome 5, ASM1920278v2, whole genome shotgun sequence genome:
- the LOC125026014 gene encoding coiled-coil domain-containing protein 137-like, with product MTRHVKGKKHRGVKNPYEQQKLRDEKDKINRAPKNVDTQEIPRKLQMISKYINKVNSPSATKKAKKKVLSPATLKKEKKRRKESKHLIDGRRLDLVDKEQRGMTRPVQRLPLLKQGRREKDEKFLARVHDTIQMVKHEVAFEEKFKVEVERDKQGKVKMVNRWEDMDPVVSEKHQKLQEKRKEKKRQRNKERAEKLKMKKRKKEVEPDMLYEKDEFEFGEVVYEPPSLNTEKLSKKLNEDSDKMKNFLFLDMMKDKKDSLPSASEQKATPLSMAKRKMLEQERERVVQAYREMKASKKHKVSLS from the exons GGACAAGATCAATCGTGCCCCAAAGAATGTCGACACACAGGAGATTCCGAGGAAACTTCAGATGATttccaaatacataaataaagttaATTCTCCTTCAGCTACAAAGAAAGCTAAGAAGAAAGTGCTTTCCCCTGCCActttgaagaaagaaaagaaaaggagaaaggaaagcaagCACTTAATTGATGGAAGAAG GTTGGATCTAGTAGATAAAGAGCAACGAGGCATGACCCGGCCAGTGCAGCGACTTCCTCTCCTCAAAcagggaaggcgagagaaagacgagaagttCTTGGCCAGAGTACATGACActatacag atGGTGAAGCACGAGGTTGCCTTTGAGGAGAAGTTCAAGGTGGAGGTTGAGCGTGACAAGCAAGGCAAGGTGAAGATGGTAAACCGGTGGGAGGACATGGACCCAGTCGTGTCAGAGAAGCATCAGAAGCtccaggagaagagaaaagagaagaagagacagcggAATAAG gAAAGGGCGGAGAagctgaagatgaagaaaaggaaaaaagaggtcgAGCCAGATATGCTTTATGAGAAGGATGAATTTGAATTTGGAGAGGTGGTGTACGAGCCCCCAAGTCTGAACACTGAGAAGCTGTCGAAGAAGCTAAATGAGGATTCAGATAAG ATGAAGAACTTCCTATTCCTGGACATgatgaaagacaagaaagactCCTTGCCCAGCGCCTCCGAGCAGAAGGCCACGCCCTTGTCAATGGCCAAGAGGAAGATGCtggagcaagagagggagcgagTTGTCCAGGCGTATCGTGAGATGAAGGCCTCCAAGAAGCACAAGGTGTCCCTCAGTTAA